From Lepus europaeus isolate LE1 chromosome 3, mLepTim1.pri, whole genome shotgun sequence, a single genomic window includes:
- the LOC133756798 gene encoding olfactory receptor 10C1, with amino-acid sequence MSTNVSAVSEFILVGFSQLAGLQGLLFSLFLTVYLLTVAGNLLIVALVSADAALQSPMYFFLRILSALEIGYTSVTVPLLLHHLLTGRRHIPRSGCALQMFFFLFFGATECCLLAAMAYDRYAAICEPLRYPLLLNRRVCLQLAGSAWACGAMVGLGHTSFIFSLPFCGPNAIPHFFCEIQPVLQLVCGDTSLNELQIILAAALIILCPFGLILSSYGRILAAILRIPSAAGRRKAFSTCSSHLIVVSLFYGTAIFIYIRPKASYDPATDPLLSLFYAVVTPILNPIIYSLRNTDVKAALKRIIQKMGSAEI; translated from the coding sequence ATGAGTACCAACGTCTCCGCTGTGAGCGAGTTCATTCTCGTGGGCTTCTCCCAGCTGGCCGGCCTGCAGGGCCTGCTCTTCTCGCTCTTCCTCACCGTCTACCTGCTCACCGTGGCGGGCAACCTCCTCATCGTGGCGCTGGTCTCGGCCGACGCCGCCCTGCAGtcccccatgtacttcttcctgcgCATCCTCTCCGCCCTGGAGATCGGCTACACCTCGGTCACGGTGCCCCTGCTGCTTCACCACCTCCTCACCGGCCGGCGCCACATCCCCCGCTCTGGCTGCGCTCTCCAGatgttcttcttccttttctttggtgCCACCGAGTGCTGCCTCCTGGCGGccatggcctatgaccgctatgCAGCCATCTGCGAACCGCTTCGCTACCCCCTGCTGCTGAACCGCCGCGTGTGTCTGCAGCTAGCGGGGTCAGCGTGGGCCTGCGGAGCgatggtggggctgggccacacatcCTTCATCTTCTCCTTGCCCTTCTGCGGCCCCAATGCCATCCCTCATTTCTTCTGTGAGATCCAGCCCGTCCTGCAGCTGGTGTGCGGAGACACGTCGCTCAATGAATTGCAGATTATCCTGGCGGCTGCCCTCATCATCCTCTGCCCCTTTGGGCTCATCCTGAGCTCCTACGGGCGTATCCTAGCTGCTATTCTCCGGATCCCATCTGCTGCCGGCCGACGCAAGGCCttctccacctgctcctcccacctgATCGTGGTCTCCCTCTTCTATGGCACAGCCATCTTTATCTATATTCGCCCCAAGGCCAGCTATGATCCAGCCACTGATCCTCTGCTGTCCCTCTTCTATGCTGTGGTCACGCCCATCCTCAATCCTATCATCTATAGCCTGAGAAACACTGATGTCAAGGCTGCCCTAAAGAGAATCATCCAGAAAATGGGGTCTGCAGAGATTTGA